In one Leucoraja erinacea ecotype New England unplaced genomic scaffold, Leri_hhj_1 Leri_555S, whole genome shotgun sequence genomic region, the following are encoded:
- the LOC129694143 gene encoding di-N-acetylchitobiase-like, with amino-acid sequence MRWNLELALSLAINTLCVHILTIRSLECGCDDLAMCKPIAASHEVQVELFTIHGDDDNWNQYDWSKITTIAVKDYADIEIFCAAHARNVRVVLNEDFKLDVLKNKGEWKNWIQLMGDFIHSVFMDGINLNLKEALTHGSDYYNDLTQLISQLIAYFHQELPGSQISFNVPWTPKCKSKRCFDFLAISHMSDLFFVESFNIPKRYAGSPRADSALSRRCCPAAR; translated from the exons ATGAGGTGGAATTTGGAATTGGCGCTGAGCTTGGCCATAAACACACTGTGCGTCCACATTTTAACCATTCGTTCCCTTGAATGTGGGTGTGATGATTTAGCTATGTGCAAACCCATCGCTGCAAGTCATGAAGTCCAAGTGGAG CTCTTTACCATTCATGGCGATGATGATAACTGGAATCAATATGATTGGTCGAAGATTACAACAATTGCAGTCAAGGATTATGCTGACATTGAAATATTCTGTGCTGCCCATGCAAGAAATGTTCGTGTTGTCTTGAATG AGGATTTCAAGCTGGACGTATTGAAAAACAAAGGTGAATGGAAAAACTGGATTCAATTGATGGGAGACTTTATACATTCAGTATTTATGGATGGAATCAATTTGAATCTGAAGGAAGCGCTTACACATGGATCTGATTATTACAACGATTTGACCCAGCTGATTTCTCAACTTATAGCCTATTTCCACCAAGAACTACCAGGATCTCAG ATATCCTTTAATGTGCCGTGGACTCCGAAATGCAAGAGTAAAAGATGCTTTGATTTTTTGGCGATCTCACACATGAGTGACTTGTTCTTTGTTGAATCCTTTAACATTCCCAAACGATATGCGGGAAG CCCCCGGGCCGATTCGGCTCTCAGCCGCCGCTGCTGCCCCGCCGCCCGCTAA